The genomic interval GTGCAGCCCTAATATGGATTGAACTCATCACCTTCTAAGATTAAAAAGATGTACCTGTTAAAAGGTTTGAATGCATCTGCTGCTCAAAAATCCACGCTACCGCTTGAAATTCTCTCCTGTACTTCAGGTTTATTTTATCtaagtttaagaaaaacttCTCGtcacaaataaaacagtaaaacgtCAGGTAGATAATGCTGATTCTGCACGAGCTGCTGACTGAACGTCAAAGTGTGACCTATTTAGGTGTcagatttcaaagaaaaacaactggaTGTGAGGGAATCTATTCAACAATTACACTATTCATGAAAACTGTCCCACTTTCAGTTAGCGTTTCAGATCACCTACGTTTTGTCTAAGTTTTATATGTTTGTATGTTGACGTGTATCGGCTTCTCCGTTATGTCGTTTCTTTACTTTCCCCGTTTGTCTGAAATTCTCCAGCAGACGGCGACgtcctttttgtccttttgttcCATGGTACAGTTGGTCTGCTGTCCATAGTACCCAAAGTGAACATATGCCTGCGGACAACTTCTGTTGTCGGCTGAAGGAAGCCATAGAGAGTCTTTAATGCTCTCACGTCCTCCAAAGCATCATGGGCCTTGTAGTTTATCCCCAGCAGCTCCCTGACAAGGTTCTCCTGGCCAAAGCTCTGCAGGCCACGGTCCCTCAGCAGCTCCCGAGCCAGAGGAAGAGTGTCCACGCAACCCGAAACTGAACCCTCAAACTGCGCTCTCAGGTCCAACTCGTCGAGAGCCcgagccagcagggggcagtcgAAGTTTCGGATGTTATGGCCGACAACAAGGGGTCGACCGAGCATTTGAAGAAAAGCGATGAAGGAGACCACGACCTCTCTGAGGGTGTTGGTGAAGACGAGGCGACGATCTAGGTAGAGTCTCTGTCCGCGGACCTTGAAGCCCGTGACTCTGGCCGCTCCTCGCTCAATGCGACAGCGGGGGACGACGTACAGGTTGAGCGAGTGGCCGCCGCTTACTGCGGCCAGTTGGATGATCTCGCAGTGTTGACCTGGACATTAGAAAGCATGCAGAGGTCAGGGCATGGCATCATTTGCTCTGGATTAGAAAGCTGAGATTCCATTAACCAGAAAACTGCGGCAATTAAAATTATggaaatacatttgcttaatggaaacatggcaatatCGAAAAGACTCACGTTTTTTGATAACGTGTAGTCGGTTTTTTTTTGGcccattaaaaacaataatgttatACTGAAACgtttcacatcacacgagtcacgtgatcaacaatcGGATGTTAGTACTGGCGAAACGACAAAAACAATGGCTGACGGAAGCAGTAGGAGGATGATGTGTTTTGTGTTCTTACTGTGAAACAGTTCATACAAAGCAGTTCATACATAGATCTTCTGTCAAAATCgcagactacaatttccccaaaacggcACATACACAGCTGCTCCCAAGTCTAAGGGGCTTATCGCGCCATCGCCTGAATGAGACACCAATGTCTTCGCTTaaggctgatagatgatgagcgccAGGACCACGGTTGAATTCTGGATATATTTCATGTAACCATTTCCATCCATTGCTGCCCCAACTTCTTTATTACTTATCGTAACAAGGTTAGGGAACTGAGAAACCCTTCACTGTTGAAGGAAGGAAGTGCTTTGGCCTTCTTGCCCTTTGGTGACCCatacatcataaaaataaatggatagataggataaattaaattaaattaaattagattagGCACACCTTTGTGTGTAAGGAACTTAACTTTATGAATCGTCTTCgtttagctaaataaataaagctgattctgacAGCAGTAAAGTTAAAAATCAGACGTCTGCTTCAATGTTGTTCGGGCAGATTAAATCTTCGTAACACatccaggtccctcttgaaaatgagctCTAGAtttcaacggggtttacctggttaaataaaggaaataaataatagtaataataaaaaacatcctAAAGGATTTACCCTGCAGGCGACTGAAAGAGTCACACAACTTCACAGCTAGTTTTCATAAACCTATTAGGTGCCAATTATCCCGGAGAAGTGTCActttttgcagacattttctcgtctttttggtcatttttagaCGATTAAAGAAGAACCAGGAAGTCTGAGCTTAGTATCTCAGTAAGACTTACTTTGTGTGACGCTACGGGTTGTGTGCGTACAACTTGATCTTTACCATTTAATCCATTATTACAATAAGTTATCGTACCCAGGCCTGTAGTCTCCAGGTCGAAGAAAACTAGCGGATGTTGCTTGAAGTTTTCCTCTTCGTCTGTTTCTGGTTGCATCACGCGGAGACCAAAGTAAAGACATTCATTACTAAATATAAACCTGACCGCTGCTCCGACATTTAGCTGCTGGAAAGGGTTGAATTAAAGCCTTACTGTAGTCGGGAAGCGCAGTTCTAACACCGACAGGCTACATTTCCCCGTccgtgttttttgtttttacttttaaatttcgCACCCGGAAACGGAAAGGGTTTCAAAATAAAGCCCTTGTTATTAAACTTCCGGcagattacaaataaaaatcttttttacgTTTGTCTTAGAGTATTGCTGTAGTaaaatactttgtattttttttttgtactacaAAGTagtaaaatatgaatgaaaataacaatgataaaaaaaaaagtttaaacatcTTCAGCCTACATCAATGTGACATATCCTGAAAAATTTAAGTGAAAATAAGTTAATAAGACTTCTTCAATAACCCATACacaatttaatttactttaatttgcttTCAAGCAAAatatgaatgacaaaaaaagaatttcaaaactttttcagaacatttcatCCTGTGCAGTATAAATGAACATAAGAAACCTTtctgtttacatatttgtacaCCATTAGATGCATGATTTGTCACTCTTTTaggtaaaatatgaataaactaaaaaaaatctgttcaaaaCTTGCATCTTGTGtaagataaatataaattaataaatacataaataaataaataaacctagTACCCTTCACATACAGATGTACACCTTTAAACTCATTCTTTGTTGATTCAGTTTTAATGACttcattgaaagaaaaaaaaacaaaactgtcgTGAATTTATTATGCTGCTTTTGACCTACCTGATTTTCCTGTTATCAGAAAGAATAATTAGGATGATAACATCAGCATATTTGCAAAAGTGGGCAGAGTACCTAAAAATTAGACtcaagagtagcaatacttcaacCTATTTGtattcaagtaaaagaaaaaagacattctGGAAGGAAGAGTAAAAGTGTgtttagtaaaaaatatattaactgAGCAACATcttatttaatactttaaaatgatGTCATCACACAGACCAAAAATAACCAGACCAGAAGTTAAAAACACATACAAACAGATAACTACACattataagaaaacaaaaatacttcccaaatattttgttttgaatataaaACTGATCAAACTACAAACCCAATTCCAATGAAGTTGGGCGATTGCACAAAACAAGCGAAAACAGAATACAAAGATCCGCAAACACTTTTCAACCTCTATTCAATTCAACACTACAAAGACAAGATATTTAATAGTCGAATGATCATATTTTGGATTTCATAATAGTGATATTTGATACCATTGATTTTCTTTCCGATCCAATACTTAGTAAAATTAAAGCTGGTATTGGCAATACCGATATTTTGTGCAAACAATTTGTCTGCAGTAGCAAAAAGTGGGTGGCACTGTATGCAACACATAACGGCGCTGCTCTAGAAGGAGCACAAAGACTttgtggggaatttttttctAGTTGGTACTTTctgtacttaacagctgtttgtggatgtatgaaatgatcaataacagaggaacggCACTGATTAGACGCCCCTCCGCTACTTCACGCTCCCtcagctgagtgaagctgacaccccACCCACGTCAAAAAGTTCAGCAAATAGTCTGAgtggttagtgctccgtttgtgcagctttggtttctgaaatattaaaaattattttttaggtcatccagagttcaccatccccccatgttgcccCCAAAAAACCAAGCTGGGCTACTTCGTTATtgctccgttagtgcaggtttgtgccgttaaaatggtcgtttgtgcagctttggttttcaagatattaaaaattattttttaggttatccagagttcaccatctccccatgttgctccaaaacaaacctaaGTGTGGGCTACTGCTCATTATGAgatattacataattttctttcatatgCCAACTGACTTCACCTAAATTGATGACTGTGGCCTGCTCTGGACATAACCACAAAGCCAGCAGTTATTAATTTCGTATGTTATTGTGTAAgttaaattctgcagattttcagctgttgtacAATGTgtaccttcttttgttttgaacttcaataaagatttagaacaagaagaaatttctctcagtgttttgcaccaaacagtttttactattaacaagtttttattattaaaaacacgacaaactaatgatggtaaaggacCGCACTGGattaactcggggaatctcatctgtccgtgtatcaatcaactccaaaccttttctttgttctgtcacaattatcgatttattccattttgatgatgatgCTCCAAACTttcctaatacacacaaagccagtatccttcccattcatacctggtgacgtcactcccacgtcgacacacttaagtgtcaaagcctcctgctcctgtcatatcaataattacttatttcattcatatggctcttacagagcctcagtgaaaacttgtctattattattaactgtttggtgcaaaacactgattgaaaatcaattttttactgtatgtttatgtctgttaaggctaagatggagcggcactgaaagcagctctttaaaccattcagactacgaacacaacagagacacaatcaaaactgtcagatgacttattacccgcgataataactcagaaataatccaaattataatgtgtttttatttctttcctacttacggaaagtttctgtttatatcgtaggtttgtggtgcctttctatcctaaagaaagatgtaaaacttcagatatttcacaaaaagattctaacattcatggaaaaacctcacataaccttatattaaagcataaagtacggcgcccacgtaagaaaggcttgcagTGCTGCAtgactgaccagtacagtattgcgagggaacgcaaaagaaaaaaaaaaatccccatgtcccctagggggcTCCGTACCGTAAGAACGTGCTGAAGcgcgtttttaaaaaaaaaaaaaaaaaaaaaattttatttgaatgggAGTAGTGGACTCGTCAACAACGAGCTACAGATGGTACGGCAGAAAAAATCCCTCTgaggaacaaaacagaaaacggaagagggggaggaataaagaaaagcttttcaaagtggttgaaagacagcaGGTAAGTAATGTCAGTGTATCAACAGGAGGGTTGTAAATATTCAAGTTAGCTTAAACTAGCCTAAAATGACAGGAGACTGTAGTTGTATTGAACCGATACAGGACACGATTTGTTCCCTTTTCCTATAAACGTCTGAGAGACACGCTTATCACACACATCTCAACAATACGTGTAAATAAaattgaccaaaataaaacaggaaatattaaggtcagctaagtTGGTGTAGCTGGAGCTACAAAGGACCCCCTCCCCCACCCCTCCCGTTacggttgcctagagacggacacGGCGCAGCcgcggtgagctgctatcagcccgcgtctttttaaaatgtccacccgaTACTTAACCGTCCTTAGAAGcaaaacctctggcaaaaatacagatttgaGTGGGAAGACACACATCCCAGACCCAGGCTGAACAATTTCAGAGAAGTTGAATACGGGCAGAGGCGAATCTAGAGGGGTGGCAGTTGCCACCCCAACTGAGAGCCTTTCCACCCCAGCTGGCGACTATGAATTCAAAAAATAGTTATAGCAAATCGGACATTAAGAGTATGAATCTCTTCTTTTCCTGCAAAATTGAATGCGACGCAACGTAACCTGACACTTACTCCTAAATAGTGGCAAGGGCAAGAGAAGCTGCTGCCTTGACATATATCAAGGCAGCAGCATTGATATATATGGATATTACCGGATTGGACATTATGCGAAATATCGTGCGCCATTGCTGTCCATTGAGTCAGGAATGTTGGTGGTCAGGAAAATACCACAATCACGCAAAGAATCTGAACAAAAGGATGCAATGTTTTGGTGTTAATTCAACACTATGACATATGCCATAGATAACAAGggtttcacatttaatttgtttttaatttgtcttagATTGAAGTGATTTCATAAgcataattttgtatttttgtttttacagttttatcacTGCTTCCTGCTGTCCTTTAGAgcttgattttctttatttttgttagtcCACCCAGGGTTTGGATTGTTTGTCTTCCACTACTGTATGTGAGGGCAGGTTAAcgattttacatttattttgtgtttattttgtcctCCGTCTCGTCTTTGGGTCACTTTCCTGAATACACACCTTCCATGTGGCTGTTAATCTTAAATATCTGAGACTTGATCCTGTTTGGAGTGTGATCTTTTGTTTGGATTGCATGTAAATCATTCTGCAGTGAATCAAGTGCATTATAAATTTGCAGTGAACAATTGTAGTGTTTTATGCGGGTTTGTCTGCCTGAAGTGGTGTTTGAATTTTGGTCGAATGTTATCACTTTGACAACGAATGGATGAAATTAACGGGAAATCCCCATATTTATGTAACAACATATATTGTGAACTTTATTCTGGTTGCTGTTTATTACCCTTCGGCTTGACAGTCGTAACATTTGGTGTTTGGCGAACAAGTACGGGaagtgaccttttttttttctttttaatttattattgtatGGTTTAAGTTGTAAAGGACAGCAAAGGCAGCAGGGTCGAGAGTTTCCGCTGGTGACAAGAGGCATAAATATGGACGTATCCAGTGACGCTGGAGCCAGGGATGAGCTCGATGAGCTCCGCCATGTCGCAGCGAATAAAAGATCTGGAACGGCAGCTGGCGGCTTTTGACAGCAGCGGGCTCGGAAAGACCGTCAACGTCTTCAGGAGCTACAGAAACTGTAAGTGCAGCAGGACAAGAAACTGCCACTATTTTCAGGGAAACTGGACAGTGCAGAGTCGCTAACTTTCTACGAATGGATTGAATTGATGAGAGAGTAATCCAGATCAGAAGGGTGTTGAAATGAAGTGTACAACAATAGTCTAAAATTTTACCcactgttcagtttttatttcatttatttatttacttttaaagaaatcttAAGTTACTAGAATGaacatttatgtctttttttttgtttgtttagtttccCCACATGTGACTACAGAGATTACCTGGTTGACACTGCAAAACTCAATCTGGACTGTAAAATTTTGACAGAATGATCTGGATATGGTTTTATAGATCATTCAGTAATGCAGGCTTTTCACTCACTACACCTGTATTGTTTTGTCTTAACTGTTATGCACATTACTTAACATGGTTGAACATGACAAAATGATCAGATTCATGGATTAGTGATGTCTCTTGAGCTTcatttgacttgtttttatgtcttaatAGGACAAACAAAGCACAGGCAGAACATTTTTCCCCTATCTGCATAGGCTAAGCTGTTATTTTATAATAGCGGCAAGACTAATGCTAACGTCAAACGTGCTAGCAAGTTTAGCTTCTTAACTTTGAAGTAGCAAACGGTTTACACACCACCTTGTTGGAATCTTAAATCgttccttgttttcttttactatttcaggtattttttatgctttaatcaTAGACAAGTTATTGGTTTTAGTTACGTTTTAACATGGCGTGACGAATCATGTAAGCTAAATGAGCTCAGTACTTGGAATTTCACAAATTCACTTCGGCACGTTTATTTGTCAAGCTTAATAAGTACATTTCTGCCGCGGTATGCTGATTAAAATCATTCCAAAATAGCATGTAAAGCAACTGTTGGAAGATGTGGCGTTTCATCACTGCACGACTAAAACCTGGCGAAAGGTGGCGCCAGAGTAAATCTAATAGCTAAGGAGCAGCTGACGCTCGTGCCGCTGACAGGACGCTCAAACTTCCTTTCAGCAGCGCGAGCAGTTAATTGTTTCGgcgctttttcttcttttttgtttttgacagacTGAAAAACAGTAAGTGTCCAAACATAATCGGGATGATgagtttttattacttataattacttatttttttgtagacCACACTGAATCCccatttggatttttaaaacgGTTCTGTTCTTATTATAAGTGATCAGCGATGAGCCAGTTTACCACATCAATTACTCCGTAAATTTCACAGGCGGAACATAACGGcgtgatttctttctttctttcttttttttttttttttacatttttttaaatcttttttttaattcttgacaaaaataataataaaaaatattattttgtgaagacaAAATGATGGACACACGTAGGGCTTGTTACACGCAGCCGCACGCTGAATCTCtaaaagacgaagaagaaatgtaaagaaacaaTAATGGAGCGGTCGAAGTGGGAGAAAACCACTTCGACCGCTGTTGTCTGCAGTTGCAGGTAAATTTCTTGGAAGACCGTGAAACTAACGGGCAGGTCTggatgaagagagagagagagagggtgtgAGAAAGGAAGtgggagggggaggaggggtTAGCCTAACGCTGCCTCTTTACCCAACATTGCCCTGCACTCTCACTGAAGCCTCCACATAGTGCCGGACGGGAAATAACCCGATAAATactcttctttatttttttttttaattattttttaaaattactattattattattattattatagtcacTGTGTAAATTAAAAACCTGGCAGCTCCCGGGGCGGAGCGTCACTCCTGACAGCGCCGCAGAAACTCTCCTTGACACCGcactcttcttctcttcttctcctcctcggCGCAGCGCAACCAGAGGGAGTTTACACCAAAAGTCCAGAGATGGTGACTTTACGCCCGGGATCAGAAGAGAGCCCGAACTGAACTCCCCGGCCACTTTGCTTCTTCTCCTGCCCGCCggctcctcctcatcatcatcatcatcatcttcaacCCACGCCGACGAGTCCTccgaagttttgtttttgtttctgctctctctctctttcgcGAGAGGGTGCGCGGCGCatgtggaagaagaagaagtgagtCCCAGGTAAGAGAGGCGTCCGGCCCGGTCCCGGTCCCGGTCCCTGTCCCGTTGGCTGCtcggctttttgttttttttagaaaagacaagaaaaagaaacagcgACAACAGCTGCAAATTCGGGCTGCATCGCGCCGCTTAAAATCCGCAGAGGTCGTTTTCAACAATACCCTGCACAAAAataagagcaaaagaaaaaacaaaatgtggggagagagagagagaaaaaaaaaaagcgactCAAAAGTTTCACTTTAGGCACGAGACCGCAGTTTTTATCAGCTTTCTTCAACTCAAAACTTTTCCGCCAGGAATTCGTCGTAAAAGAAAACGTCTCACGATTAAGTTTAAAACgccttctccttttttttaattttattattattattattattattttaataataacactagtaataaaaacaacagggTGTTCATTTGCGTGACTTTTCATTCCAGTCCGCGAACtcttaaacagaaacaatcgCATAATAAAAGCAGGATCCAAACCGCACAGATATGAGCAGAAACTCACCGAACAGCAGCCCGAATTAAAGGTTGGCAGCTGGGGAGTTCATTTTCAAGATCAGCTGCGACTACAAACACCAACAaactctttagtttttttttaaattttattgtatttatttatttttttgcttattatttattagaagcagaaataaatgagCTGCAGTGCTGTCTAAATTCCATCACAACAGTTGTTGCAGGAGGACAAAAAGATTTCATCATCTGCGACTTATTGTCATCATCGTTattatgatgattattattattactataaaaataactaaagatCAGATTTGCGTTCATTTAGGCATTTCGGACTACTTCTTTTGGCACAAGCTCAGACTGATTCTAGTGACTTTGGACACAAAACGCTCAAGAAAAATCTCCTTAAGGAtacattaaaaatcaaatgtcaCCCCCCCCATAtaacagcagcttatttgaaAATCTTAGAAACTAATTCaataaaaagaatatatatatatatatatatatatatatatagtttgtttgggggaaaaacacaaaaagaacgGTTTATGAAGACATATAAAATGTAAGCtagagtgtgtgtttgtatttatttattgcagtatGTCATGTATTCGTATTCTTATCCTTGCTTTATGAAAACTTTCTAAATCGTCTGGAATACACAGAGAGAAACGAAGGCTTTCCATCTTGCGGTAGGTCACGCAGGTTTGACCCCGCGCGTTTTTCATCGTCtctcagttaaaaaaatttttcGGTTTTAACTCTTGAGGTGATcaggaagaaaagcaaaaaaaaaaaccaacaaacccaCAATGGGTGTTCACGGCTGAAATCCGACAGTTTGAACTTGAGCTTCTAATCCCATGATCGTCCGGCTTTCAGCCCGGCTCCCGTGAGGAGgacaaagaggaggaggaggaggaagaggcttTGGTCCCTGGAGTTCACTGTAAGGATGATGGGACAGGACGGTGTGGGGGGGCCAGGGAGATATGGGAGGACAAGGCGCACGGCGTGGCGGTGGAAAATGTGCGATAAAGGCACTTGGAGGGTGTTCCCCGTGTTCGGAGGCGCTACACCTCCAAGATAAGCCTCTGGCCGCCCGCAGATAAGAAGCTTTCAGAGTAACAGAgcgaaagagagagaaggagaaagagagagggagctCACGCATGAAAGACAACAATgagtttttagaaaaacaacaaacccaaaACGCAGGTCCGGACAGCCGTGTCACTGACTCCTCATCCCGGCAGTTTTAATCACTTGTGGAAGTTGGGTGAGAATGCTCCATTTCCCAGGATTTACCCGCTGAATGCTTCCAGCtcatcctttcttttcttttcatttcgtGCGCATCAAACCACCCTCTaccccccctttttttctcttcttcttctattcAGACTTGTAATTGCCCCCCACCCctcaccacctcctcctccctACTGCTGCCCTGTTCAGGCCTGCCTCCCTCGCTGTCGCAGTAAATCACCATTCCCAACAAGTTGTTTAATTGTTTGGACTCTGGTAGAACAATTTATAGATACCCACCCTCCTGCTCCGTCCCACTGAGTCCACCCTCCACCCCCCTTGCACCCTCCAGCATGCACACCTCTGTTGTAAGTGAGAGTGTCTGTGAAAAACAATCTGACCCACTCTCCTATGGCATTTTGTTTGCAGCAGGTGCTGCAGGCTGAACTTCCCTCATAAGGTAAAGTGGCATTAGAGCGTCCAAATGGCAGACTTATATATAGGCTGCCGATTCAGCACATTGTTCCGAGGGGGGAGACCTGCTGTCCCCCCCACCTGCCCCTTTACTGCCTCCACCGCcactcttcttcctcctctgtggGAACCAACAAGTGATCAGGCCTGTGTGGTCCATTGAAAGGCTGTTGAACATACATCAGGGGCCTCCGGCCAGGGGGGGcccctgcagctcctccagagcgcCTTTGCAGGAATTCAACACGAAACAATCCAGAACTGAGTCATGACCTGAGACTGACTTTAGAAAAGGGTTATTAGGGGCAGTAACCCAGGGCGGCAATTATTGGGGGGGGGCAACCCTAAATAATTTG from Xiphophorus maculatus strain JP 163 A chromosome 2, X_maculatus-5.0-male, whole genome shotgun sequence carries:
- the LOC111612254 gene encoding uncharacterized protein LOC111612254, encoding MQPETDEEENFKQHPLVFFDLETTGLGQHCEIIQLAAVSGGHSLNLYVVPRCRIERGAARVTGFKVRGQRLYLDRRLVFTNTLREVVVSFIAFLQMLGRPLVVGHNIRNFDCPLLARALDELDLRAQFEGSVSGCVDTLPLARELLRDRGLQSFGQENLVRELLGINYKAHDALEDVRALKTLYGFLQPTTEVVRRHMFTLGTMDSRPTVPWNKRTKRTSPSAGEFQTNGESKETT